From the genome of Bacteroidales bacterium:
CAATGGCCTCGTAGAAGACTTTAAAGGCAAGATTTTTCTTCCCACGGTACATCATGTTGTTCACAAATTTTGTGACCATGAGATCATTGAATCTTGGATCCGGCAGTACTTCTACCTTTGTTGGTTTACTCTTTCTCATAGAACACTATATAATGTATCTTACTTTTTCTTCGGCCGTTTCGTACCGTATTTCGACCTTCTCTGGTTTCTTCCTTCCACACCGGAAGTATCGAGGGCACCCCGGATGATATGATACCTCACCCCGGGCAAGTCCTTCACCCTGCCTCCCCGTATCATGACGATCGAGTGCTCCTGAAGGTTATGTCCTTCCCCCGGAATGTACGCATTGACCTCCTTTGAGTTGGTCAGCCTGACCCTGGCCACTTTCCGCATGGCGGAATTGGGCTTCTTGGGAGTGGTGGTATAAACCCTCACACAAACCGCCCTGCGCTGCGGACAGG
Proteins encoded in this window:
- the rpsL gene encoding 30S ribosomal protein S12, which produces MPTIQQLVRKGRKKLIYKSKSPALDSCPQRRAVCVRVYTTTPKKPNSAMRKVARVRLTNSKEVNAYIPGEGHNLQEHSIVMIRGGRVKDLPGVRYHIIRGALDTSGVEGRNQRRSKYGTKRPKKK